The Aeromicrobium tamlense nucleotide sequence GGCGTCGCCGCCTTGACCGCGGCGACGTGCTGGCCGCATCCGGCCCAGGTGGTCTTGCCACAGGTCCGGCATCGCGTCGGTCGGCACATCAGGACGCCGCCTCCCCCGCCTCGAGCGCGTCGGCGAAGTCGCACACCGCGCTGTAGGCGCGCGCGCCGTGGATCGTCGCCGGACCACCGTGCATGAGGAAGGTGACGCCGATGGCCTCAGCCGCCTCCTGGCGCGTCGCACCGGCCCGGACGGCCGCCTGCGCGTGCGAGGCGATGCAGCCGTCGCACCCTTCGACGACGCCGATCGCCAGCGCGATCAGCTCCTTCGTCCTGCGATCCATGGCGCCGTCGGCGAAGGCGGCGCCCGACAGCTCGCCGAAGCCTCGGTAGACGTCGGGGATCGCCCGGCGCAGCTGACGGTGCAGTGGCGACAGCTCCTTCAGGACGGCCGGGCCGTGCTGGCCGGGCTCGGGGGCGGGGTGGGTCATGTCGGTCCTCTCATGGGTTTGGTTCGATCCCCCCAGGGGGTTACGATGAAGCGTAACCACATCCCCCCAGGGGGTTCAAGCGAGAGGCCGCGACATGACGGACTTCACCATCGGCACACGCGTGCCGACGCCCTACGAGCAGACGGTCGAGCGCGTCCGCTCCCTGCTTGCCGACGCCGGCTTCGGGGTGCTCACCGAGATCGATCTCCGCGCGACGCTGATCGCCAGGCTGGGCGTCGAGACCCCGCCCCGCGTGATCCTTGGTGCGTGCAGGCCCGAGCTCGCCCACCGCGCCCTCGCGACCGACCCGCGGATCGCGACGCTGCTGCCGTGCAACGTCGTCGTGGCGCAGGACGGCGACGGCAGTCGGGTCGACGTCTTCGACCCGGCCGTCATGACCGAGCTGGGATCGTCACCCGAGCTGGCCGAGGTGGCCGCCGAGGCGCGCCGCCGCCTGACCGGCATGATGGACGCACTGGTCCACCACGAGGAGGTCGACGATGCAGCTCGAGCCTGACGAGGTCAAGGCGATCGCCACGCGCCTGAAGCGCGCGAACGGTCACCTCGCGTCGGTGATCCGGATGCTCGAGGAGGGCGCCGAGTGCGAGGACGCACTCACCCAGCTCGCCGCGGTCAACAAGGCGATCGCGCGCGGCGGCTACGCCCTCGTGGCGACCGGGCTGCAGAAGTGCCTCGCCGAGGAGGGTCCCGACAGCGTGGACGCCAAGAAGCTGGAGAAGCTCTTCCTCGCGATGGCCTGACCCGGGATCAGGAGGCGCGGCGGTCGCCCTCGCGCGCCGCGGCGCGGATGTCGGGCGACAGGCCCGGCGTGGCCGCCGGTGCGTGGTGGTCGACCTCGCCGAACGCGACGCCGGTGGCCCACACGATGAGCGTGACCACGACCCACGTTCCCCAGCCGTCGATCTCGAAGCCGGAGTCCGGCACGATCAGGTCGGTCAGCACGAGGGCGATCGCGGTGAGCGCCAGTCCCCCGGTGATCGTGTAGACGCGCAGCCACTTCGCGCCCATCATGCGCAGCGCCAGGGTGCGCAGCACGACGCTCAGCACCGTGAAGAGCGCGACCGCCGCGACCCACCAGCCGACCGTGAGGTCGAAGCCGTCGAACAGCCACGCCGCGACCCCGAGGGAGACGGCGTTGGCCAGGGCGGCCGAGACGATCGTGAGCCAGAGACGGGGGCTGCGCATGGGACCGATCATCCCATCCGCGACCCTCAGAAGCCGAACCAGTCCGACTTGAGTCCGAACGCCCAGCGCGCGTCGACGCCGGTGATGGTCCTGTTCGCCTTCGAGCCCTTGAGGGTGAGCGAGACGACGCGACCGCCCTGCGTGCCGTGACCGTTGCGCTTCGTGATCGAGATCGACTTCAGCGTGCCGATGTTCGGGTACTTCTTCTGGATCGCCGAGGCGGTGACGGTCTGGCTCCAGGCGTGGTTCTTGTTGCCCGACCAGTTGTCCCACGGATCGCTGACGGCCTTGAGGTAGGCCGTGGAGCCCTGGTTGGTGAAGCCGCCCGACGAGCTCGAGAACTGCGTCAGCGCGGGCGCGCCCTGGTAGGTCAGGATCTTGCCCTTCGTGCCCAGGATCGCGTCGTTCGTCCGCTTGGTCTCGTCGGCGTAGCCGCCGTAGACCTGGCACGAGACGGTGTCGCAGATGTCGTAGTGACGCGACGAGCCGAGGTAGCGCGAGCCGAACGTGCGGGCCGCGACGGACTGCGCCTTGAGCGCCTCCATGCTCCAGCTGGACGGCATCTCGCGTGCGACGACGCCGCGCGTGTAGGCCTCGAGACTCAGGACGTTCACGGTGTCACGCGTGGTCGTCGACGGCTTCGTCGAGCGCAGGGCACCTCGATAGGCCCGCGTGCTGCCGTTCGGCATGACGAGGCGGATCGTGGCCGGGCCCTCGAACTGGGCGTCGGTCTTGAAGGTGCGGAACGCGTACCACTTCGACCCCGACTTGTACGAGACTTGGTTGAGGCCGCGGTTGCTCGGCGAGGTGTCGATGGTCCAGTCCGAGACCGTGCGGCCGCTGACGCTGTTCGGCAGCGTCTGGACGGCGTTGTTCGCCAGCGTGCGCAGCTTGAGCCCGCTCTGGTGCTTCACCTGGACCGAGTTCGTCGTGTCGGCCGAGATCTGCACGCGGATCGTGGCGGACTTGAAGCTGAGCTTCGTGCCCGGGTAGTACTTCTTCAGGATCGCGTCGTACTTCGCGCCGGCGCGGGCGCCGCCCTCGGCGCCGTACTGGCTCATGCCGATGCCGTGGCCGTAGCCGTGGCCCTTGAACGTCACCTTGCCCGCCGAGGGCGTGACGGCGTTCTTCGCGCTCGGCGCGGGCGCCGGCTTGGGGGCGGGCTTGGGCGCGGACGGCTTCGGCGCCGGGGCGGGCGCCGAGGCGCCCTGGTAGCCCACGGTGGCACCGGCAGCGTACGGCTTGCCGGAGTAGGCGCTCACGCGCTCACGGGTCGGCGTCGACCACACCGAGACGCGCACCTGGTACATCGTGCCGCGCTTGAGGCCCTTGATCGCGACCGCGTTCTTGTAGGCCGTGACGTAGCGCTTCTTGCTGCTGCCGGACTCCCAGTACATGATCCGGTAGGCCGGAGCGCCCGACTGCGCCTTCCAGGCGAACCGCAGGCCGGTGGCCGTGCGCGTGGTCAGCTTGACGCCCGTGGGGGCCGTGAACGCGCGGGTGCGGGCCGTGGGCATGGGCTTGCCCGTGTAGGGGCTGACGCGCTGCTTCACGGTCGGGTTCCACACGGACACGCGGAAGACGTAGGTCCGGCGCGAGTTCAGGCCGTAGACGACGGCCTTGGTGCCCGAGACGTTGTAGTACTTCGCACCGGCCGAGCTGCCCGTCGGCGAGACCATGACGCGGTAGCCGGGGGCACCCGAGACGGCGCTCCAGCTGATCGTGGCCGCCGTCGTCGCGGGGGCGACGCGAACGTTCTTCGGGGTCGCGAACTGCTGCGGGGCGGTCGGCGTGGGTGCGCCCGCCGCCGAGGTCGCCTTCGAGATGTAGGTGGCCACGCGGTCGCGCAGGCCTCCCACGGCGCCGATCCAGGCGTAGCCGTACTTGCCCGGGCACGCGGTGGACTTCACGTCGCGGTGGCCGTTGATGACCGAGTACTTCTTGCCGCCGGCGGAGTAGGTGCCCTTCGGGTTCGCGCCGAAGTACTTCACGCGCCAGCCGACCAGCCGCACGACGGCGCTCTTCATCGCGTCGCTGGGCTTCACGTAGTCGAAGTGGCCCATCATCGAGACGCCCGTGGCGTACTGGTTCACGGCGTCGACGCCGGAGTGCGCGGCGCGGACCTGCTTGGTCATGCCACCCTTGCGGCCCTCGAAGATCTGGCCGAAGCGGTCGACGAGGAAGTTGTAGCCGATGTCACACCAGCCGTGGCCCTTGACGTGGTACGTCTGGTAGCTGCGCACGAGGCCCGCCGACTCGGACTTGCTGTAGGTGTTGGAGCCCGCCGTGTGGTGGATGACCACGCCGAGTGCCTTGGGGCGCGTGACCGGGGCGCTGCAGCTGGTGCCGGCGCCGGCCTTCCACTGCGCGCGCGTGATGATCGACGGCATCGGCACGACCTTGGGCGTGCCGTCGGCGGCGACGCTCTCGGTGGTGACGTCGTCCTCCTCGCCCTCGAACAGCGCCGGGCTGACGGGCGTGACGACCTCGGGCTTGCCCGGGTCGATCGTGGTGACCTTGACGTCCTGCGCGGCGCCCGAGGCGGCCTTCACCTCGACGGCGACGCCGTCGGAGGGAGCCGAGGTCCACAGGGGCGAGGTGCCGGGGCGGCCGCCCTCGACGCTGTCCTCGACGTCGAGCGTCTCCCAGTCGCTCCACTTCCCGTCCGTGCGCACCTGCACGCGCACGGTGACGTCGCTGGCGTCGGAGTCGGCGCTCCAGGTGACCCCGACCATCCGGAAGGGGTCGACCGACGTGCGCTCGACCGCGTCTCCACCGGCCTCGGGGTCG carries:
- a CDS encoding carboxymuconolactone decarboxylase family protein, coding for MTHPAPEPGQHGPAVLKELSPLHRQLRRAIPDVYRGFGELSGAAFADGAMDRRTKELIALAIGVVEGCDGCIASHAQAAVRAGATRQEAAEAIGVTFLMHGGPATIHGARAYSAVCDFADALEAGEAAS
- a CDS encoding DUF302 domain-containing protein, giving the protein MTDFTIGTRVPTPYEQTVERVRSLLADAGFGVLTEIDLRATLIARLGVETPPRVILGACRPELAHRALATDPRIATLLPCNVVVAQDGDGSRVDVFDPAVMTELGSSPELAEVAAEARRRLTGMMDALVHHEEVDDAARA
- a CDS encoding metal-sensitive transcriptional regulator, translating into MQLEPDEVKAIATRLKRANGHLASVIRMLEEGAECEDALTQLAAVNKAIARGGYALVATGLQKCLAEEGPDSVDAKKLEKLFLAMA
- a CDS encoding phage holin family protein, which produces MRSPRLWLTIVSAALANAVSLGVAAWLFDGFDLTVGWWVAAVALFTVLSVVLRTLALRMMGAKWLRVYTITGGLALTAIALVLTDLIVPDSGFEIDGWGTWVVVTLIVWATGVAFGEVDHHAPAATPGLSPDIRAAAREGDRRAS
- a CDS encoding SpoIID/LytB domain-containing protein; the protein is MHSWLTRCSIGLTTLAVAGALLLPAPAQAAGTDIVESRPNASASTEEAATTAPVSEEVEVEQTAVEPDPEAGGDAVERTSVDPFRMVGVTWSADSDASDVTVRVQVRTDGKWSDWETLDVEDSVEGGRPGTSPLWTSAPSDGVAVEVKAASGAAQDVKVTTIDPGKPEVVTPVSPALFEGEEDDVTTESVAADGTPKVVPMPSIITRAQWKAGAGTSCSAPVTRPKALGVVIHHTAGSNTYSKSESAGLVRSYQTYHVKGHGWCDIGYNFLVDRFGQIFEGRKGGMTKQVRAAHSGVDAVNQYATGVSMMGHFDYVKPSDAMKSAVVRLVGWRVKYFGANPKGTYSAGGKKYSVINGHRDVKSTACPGKYGYAWIGAVGGLRDRVATYISKATSAAGAPTPTAPQQFATPKNVRVAPATTAATISWSAVSGAPGYRVMVSPTGSSAGAKYYNVSGTKAVVYGLNSRRTYVFRVSVWNPTVKQRVSPYTGKPMPTARTRAFTAPTGVKLTTRTATGLRFAWKAQSGAPAYRIMYWESGSSKKRYVTAYKNAVAIKGLKRGTMYQVRVSVWSTPTRERVSAYSGKPYAAGATVGYQGASAPAPAPKPSAPKPAPKPAPAPSAKNAVTPSAGKVTFKGHGYGHGIGMSQYGAEGGARAGAKYDAILKKYYPGTKLSFKSATIRVQISADTTNSVQVKHQSGLKLRTLANNAVQTLPNSVSGRTVSDWTIDTSPSNRGLNQVSYKSGSKWYAFRTFKTDAQFEGPATIRLVMPNGSTRAYRGALRSTKPSTTTRDTVNVLSLEAYTRGVVAREMPSSWSMEALKAQSVAARTFGSRYLGSSRHYDICDTVSCQVYGGYADETKRTNDAILGTKGKILTYQGAPALTQFSSSSGGFTNQGSTAYLKAVSDPWDNWSGNKNHAWSQTVTASAIQKKYPNIGTLKSISITKRNGHGTQGGRVVSLTLKGSKANRTITGVDARWAFGLKSDWFGF